In the genome of Bacillus sp. SM2101, the window TAGTTTGTCAAATCTTTTTTTCTGTACAACGCTGACTTACAATATATAACATTAAAAATGAACAAAGTTTTAAGATAACAGCTTAAAGCCTTCTAGATGCTGCTACTTTGTTGATTTAGTAAGAGTAATAATAACGTGTAGTTTAGATAGTAAAACAGTGAGTTTGGACAGTAAAACAGTGAGTTTGGACAGTAAAACGTGTAGTTTGGAGAGTAAAACAGTAAATTAGAGAGAAAAACGAGTAGTTTAGATAGTAAAACAGTGAGTTTGGACAGTAAAGTGTGTAGTTTGGAGAGTAAAACAGTGAGTTTGGACAGTAAAGCGTGTAGTTTGGATAGTAAAACAGTGAATTTTAAGAGTGGAATACCTCTCTCTTTTTCCCCAATAAACAACTTATATTGGCTGCTTACGTGATCGCTTTTTAGCTTATAATCATCATAAGAATAAGTTGTTAGTTACTTAATTTGATTCTCTGTGAAGCTCTTCTTACTCATGATTTCTCTTACCTCATATTTAAACCTGTAGCTGTAGTTATTACTTATTCAACAGGCACCCTTTAGATAGATTTTTGCTGCGCCCATCTAAAGGGTGCTTGTTATACAACAATATCGTTTAGTATAAAACCACAAAGGTCAAGCCTAGTTATTTCTAAAAAACATCTTTGTATATACCTATAAAAATTATTTTACTTCTTAATTAGTTGAATATGATCAAAGGCTGCCCAATTATGCTCATTTCCATCAGAGTATACACCAATAGTAACAGTGCCTGTCGTTACATCGATATTATCTATTTCAAATTTCTTCCAATCACCTATTGAGGATGATCCAATATTTTCATAAAGGGTGGAACCACCGTGATTACTTGCTTCTAAACGTAGCGTATTTTGACCTCCACTTGAACGGACCCAAACCGAGGCTTTATAAACTCCATTCTCTACATTTATATGTTGATATGTCGTCTGTTGATAAGGGGAAGATTGCCAATGAGTCAATTTATGCGCTCCAGACAATGGATAGTCTGTATCAACTTTGTGAACTGGGTCTTGTCCCTCTGGTGTCCAGCTTTGCCAATTATTCAATGCTCCTAATTCAAAATCTCCATTTACAATCAAATTACTATCATTATTTGAGTTCCATAAGAAAGTAGCTACTGCTCCTGCTGGCAGAGTATAGTTAAATGATTCGTCTCCCTCTTTGACAGTGAACGTTTGATGGGTATTAGCATTATTTAAAACTAACAAGGCTTTTGATCCATCTGTGTTTTTAAAAGCAACGTTTTGAATATCGTTATCGTAATTAGTATCTATTCTTTTTGCACCAGGTTTAACAAACTTACTAATATGACCAAGCACATAATATTCTACATTTTTGTATACATCACCTGTTTGTTGGTTAATCGTTACAACACCACGACAATCTGTACAACCACCATTAATTGGTCCAAAGTTTTCATCTAATGCTAGATTCCATAGCAGAACTGACTTCGCCCAATTTCGAGTCGAACCGATTACTACATTCGACATATTCCATGCTAAATTATCTCCAAAATCAGTTGACCACTCCCCTCCTGAACATTCGGTAAACCATATACCTTTGTCCGGGTGAGCATTTTGCACTAAAGATTGTTGCTCGGGGGAACCGCCATAACAATGAAAAGCACTACCCGCCAAATAAGATTTTGCTTCCTCATCATTCATTACTTCTATTGGATAATCATATTCATTCCAGTTGTGATCCCAGCTAAGTATTTTCGTATCAATTGCTTGACTATTAAAAGTTGGCCCAAGATGATTTTTGACAAAATCAATTTGTTCAGATGCTTCCATCTTCATACTCGGATAGCCGGCAGTTTCATGATGTGGCTCATTTTGAATGGTCATTGCATAAATAGGAAGTCCCTCATTTTGATAGCTGTTAATATATTTTGCAAGATACTGTGCATATACACCATAGTATTGCGGAAGAAGTTTACCCCCATTTAATGATCCATTATCTTTCATCCAACCAGGTGCACTCCAGGGCGTGCCCATAATTTTCAAATTAGGATTTATCGCTAATGCTTCTTTTAACATAGGAATTACATTTTGTTTATCTTTATCAATAGAAAATTTTGCTAAATTCGGATCTGTTAATCCTGCTGCCATATCATCATATGAGTAGCTTTCTAAAGAAAAATCTGATGCACCTACAGTATGGCGAACAAAACTTAAACCAATACCTTCATAACTAAATAGATCGTTATATATCGCGTTTCGTTGCCAATCGTTTAGTTTTTGATTAAAAAGCCATGCTGAAGACCCAGACATCGCTGCCCCAAATCCATCCATTACTTGATATTCCTTACTTTCATCAACTTGAATCGTTACACCCTCTACGCTGTTGTTTAGTGAAAATTCAATATCAATTTGCTGCTGAAGTAATTGCTGTTGATCAGCTGTCGTTAACCATACTTGCACATTTCTTACTTCAGCGTTAGCAGGAGTAACAAAACTACTCATTAACAATAATGACAACGCTATCATAATTATCCGTCTGGTTGAAATTACCTTCACTTCCATAACCTTTCTCCCCCTTGTTATGATTAATAAAATCGAAGTACACCATTTAATGTTAACGCTTACATATTTATATAAAAAAACACAAGCGTTACACTTAATTTCATTTTACAAGCTTTATATATTTTAAACAAGCATTAATTCGTAATCCAATAATACTTTGAATAACCCTATAAATCTCCCAACAATCGATTTATCTAAAGGGGGTAGACCCCTTTAGACCTCACTGGAATTTTGTTACTTTGATCGTCTTAGGTCCCCCATTGGCAAAATGAATATTTCTTCAATTATAACAACAACCTAGTAAATCGGTGTTTAGTCTTCCTCAGTTGGTTACATTCATTCTGCTGTTATTAATATATACATGATGATTAACATTTACATCCATATATTTATGTGAATATTAGCATCAATACTTGTTTAATACTACAAACTTGTGAACTTTTTTATATATGTTTGAACCATTTTGCGGTGACTACCGACTAGCTTCTCAGGAAGTGAACGTAATGGAAAAAATACTGTTTCTAACCCCTCCTCTTCATTTGTTTTTACCACACCACTGAAATCATTGCAGAAATATGCAATTGTTACAACATAGAACTCATCACCATTTTGTAATTTGCAATAATTTTCTTTTCCAGAAAAAACATTAATAAGTTCTAAGTTACCCACAGTAAGACCTGTTTCTTCGTAAACTTCCCTTTTAGCTGTTTCTTCTGTTGATTCAGCTAGTTCCATTAACCCACCTGGAAGCCCCCAAACACCATATGGTTCTTTTCTTTTTTGAAGTAATATCTCGTCTTGATCATTTATTAGCAAAACAACTGAGCCGACAAGTATAATAGGACGATGCCCTATAACCTTCCTTAAATCTTCTACATAACTCATCTATATTTTTCTCCTAACCTTGACTTATAAAAGCAGCTTCATCCGCTAACAGCAACGAATGTAGATTTTTTTACTAGTTTATTAATATTCAAACTTTTTAAACCGATATACGATAATACTCGAGGCAATAATTATATAACTGATAACAATGATATAGTTTTGAATGATCGTTGTATTTATTATAAAGGAATCACCAAAATTATGTATATGGACAATGTTATTAATTGGAGGGAGCAACCACAAGATCCATGCTAAAAAGGTTGGTATACCATTAGCAACAGCTTCGGTTACTAGTGACACCATTAGTACAAGACAAGTAGCTAACCAATGATATTGACTATGTTTTGTTACAGCAAAAAACATGCCTACGATCACACCCAACTGACAAAGTAATACATGGCTAATAATCGAGACGATGATTACTGAAATTGACGGGGTTGTTAGAAATCCATTTAAAATAAGTGGATATACAATTGCCAAAATAATAAGTAGGCTACCATACACCAACACAGCGATATTTTTGCTTAATAAAAATTTCATTTTTGATTTGATATGAGTTAAAATTATTGCTCTTTCAGAGTGATCCTCTCGATGAAACCTCGAATGTGTTAGACAAGCAGAAATTAAATATAAGACCATGCTAGATATTAAATAACTATTCATTATATCTTTTTGACTATAAGTATAAAATATTACAACCCACAAGCAAAAACAGCTACTGGGGGAATAAAACGAAATGACCGAAAATATGTTATAACAAAATAACGTGATAAATATACCATACTAGTTCTCCTATAATGCATCTAATTTACTTACTAAGATGATTGAATGACCTTGTTGTAAAAGATCTAGTAACAGTTGATCATTATCCTGTGCCCTTACCGTTACTTTTATTTGATCATCCCCAACCATCGAATAGTGATACACATCTTTTAATTCATTTAAGGCATTTTCGTTGCTATTCTGCGAAATTTTACAAATAATCTCATAAGCATCCATCTCTTAATTTATTAATGATTTTTCACTACTAACATTTTTATTACTTATGTACAACACCTTATCTGCTAATTCATCAACTATCGATTTTTCATGACATGAGAAGACCATTGAGGTACCAGTTTCTTTAATTGCTAATAGATTTTCTACCAAGGATGATTGCATTCTCCGGTCTATACCTGATAGCGGCTCATCTAAAACAAGGATGTCAGGTTCATGAATTAACGCTTGTATAAGGCTTATTTTCTGTTTCATTTTTTTAGAAAATGATTGAATTTGCTTACCTCTTACATGTTTCAACTCAAATCTATTAAGTAATTCCATGATTTTTGTATCTATCTCTTGTCGACTATACCCGTTAATTTTAGCTAAATGATACAAATATTCATACGTAGTCATGCGAATATTACATGTAAACTGTTCAGGTACATAGCCAACTCGTTTAGAAGGCAAGTTAATTGTTCCTTTTGAGGGCGCAATGAGTCCTGTAATTAATTTAAGTAATGTACTTTTTCCGGAACCATTTTTCCCTATAACAGCAACCGCTTCACCTTTTTACAAAGTTAACGATATTCCTTCGATTATTGTTAAATCATTAAATGATTTAGATACATTATCTATTTTACAAATTATATTACTCAATGACTTCACCCGATCTTATCATTGATTATCACTTTACAATTAAACTATTATTTTTTTGTGTACTAAGTATGCAATAGGAACCAATAAGGTGGTTATATGGCCCTTCAATATCTTCTATTATTATTTTACAAAAACTACTTTCATATTGTACCACTCCCCTCTTCCAAAACATAACAATATTTCTCACAACAGCTTTACCATTAATAGTTACGTGACAACTTGGCATCATCAAACATTTTCCGTAAAATAGATCCTTATCACGTAAATCACATTCTTTAATGCTACTTAATTAATGTAATAAGTACAAAATCCCTCGAATATCATAGAATTGGTAGGGAAACAAGTTTTAGAAAATTAGCAAGTACACTATTTCCTTATCAAAATTAACTTATTGATAGGAGGAATGAACATTTGATTTATGCAAATCCTGGTTCGCCAGACTCAATTATTACATTTAAGAAGAAATATGATAACTTTATCGGTGGAGAGTGGGTCCCTTCTGCAAGTGGTGAATATTTCGATAATATGACGCCGATCACTGGACAAGCGTACTGTCAAGTTGCTAGATCTAATGGCGAAGATATTAACAGAGCTTTAGATGCTGCACATACCGCAAAGCATACTTGGGGAAAAACGAGCGTCACTGAACGATCAAATCTATTAAATAAAATAGCTGATCGAATTGAAGAAAATATGGAGAAATTGGCAGTTGCAGAGTCATGGGAAAACGGGAAACCTGTTCGGGAAACATTAGCTGCTGATTTGCCATTAGCGATCGATCATTTTAGATATTTTGCTGGCTGTATTCGTGCAGAAGAAGGAAGCTTAGCACAAATTGATCAAGACACTGTAGCATACCACTTCCCTGAACCAATTGGGGTTGTAGGTCAAATAATCCCTTGGAATTTCCCTCTATTAATGGCAACGTGGAAACTTGCACCAGCACTCGCTGCTGGAAATTGTGTCGTTCTAAAGCCAGCGGAGCAAACTCCAGCATCCATCATGGTACTTATGGAGTTAATTCAAGATCTACTACCTCCAGGTGTTGTGAATGTTGTTAATGGTTTCGGAGTTGAGGCTGGCAAGCCACTTGCAACTAGTGATCGAGTAGGAAAAGTAGCATTTACTGGAGAAACAACGACTGGACGGTTGATTATGCAATATGCGTCCCATAATATTATCCCTGTGACACTCGAATTAGGCGGTAAATCGCCAAATATTTTCTTTGAAGATGTGATGGCACAAGAGGATGACTTTTTAGATAAAGCAGCAGAAGGCTTTACAATGTTTGCTCTAAATCAAGGTGAAGTTTGTACTTGTCCATCAAGAGCTCTAATTCAAGAATCTATTTATGAACCTTTTATGGAGAAGGTCTTGTCACGAGTAGAAGCAATTAAACAAGGTAACCCTCTCGATATGAATACAATGATAGGTGCGCAAGCTTCATCAGAACAGCTAGAAAAAATAATGTCATACATCGATATTGCTAACCAAGAAGGAGCAGAATTACTAGCTGGAGGGAAAAGAAATATACTTGAGGGTGAATTACAAGGAGGCTACTATATTGAGCCTACTGTTTTTAAAGGTACCAATAATATGCGCTTCTTCCAAGAAGAGATTTTCGGACCAGTTGTAGCGGTTACAACTTTTAAAGATAAAGAAGAAGCATTACAAATTGCCAATGATACGTTATACGGTTTAGGGGCAGGCGTATGGACGCGAGATATAAATACAGCTTATCGCTTTGGGCGTCAGATCGAAGCTGGTCGTGTATGGACAAACTGCTATCATGCATATCCTGCTCATGCAGCTTTTGGAGGATATAAAATGTCTGGTATTGGGCGTGAAAATCATAAAATGATGCTTTCTCATTACCAGCAAACGAAAAACTTACTAGTAAGTTATAGTCCAAAGGCGTTAGGGTTCTACTAATGCTTGAAAAGGTGATAGCTACTGAAACTGCGCTAAATCTTATAGCAAAGCTAACAGCGAAACATGGACCTCTTATGTTCCATCAATCAGGTGGCTGTTGTGATGGTAGTTCACCAATGTGTTATGCAAGAGATGAGTTTTTAATCGGTCAATCGGATGTCTATTTAGGAGATATTGGAGAAACTCCTTTTTATATGAACAAACAGCAATATGAATATTGGAAGCATACTCAATTAATTATTGATGTTGTCGAAGGTCGAGGAGGCATGTTTTCTCTAGAAGGCCCAGAAGGAGTAAGATTTCTTACAAGGTCAAGATTGTTTCCAAACAATGAAAATCAAATATAAACACCATATTCAGCTGATACCTTGTCAGCTGTTTTTTTGTTATTTGTGTTTATCGTAGCCATCCATCAACATTAACGTTTCCTCGTAACATACTCCTACTTGCTCATCATTAGAAATCTGTTAAACTATTATTTCTTAATAATATTATTTTATTTGTAGTTGTGTGTGCATGATATGTAGCATACTAAGTAAGACCCGGTACAAATACACCTTCGGGGCATTTTTTCTTCTTTTATACGATGACATTTTTATTACACTAAGTTTTGCTGCGGTTTATTAATGAACAGTAGAACAAGATGAAAAAAGCCCTATAGATTAATGATCTCCCAATGTTTATTGTATGACGTACTAAGAAATAAACACGACACAGTTACAGCTTCGCGGCATTTTTTCTTCTTTTATACGATGACATTTTTATTACACTAAGTTTTGCTGTGGTTTATTAATGAACATTAGAACGGGATGAAAAAAGCCTTATTTTTTTTGAACTTTTTCTTGCAATCGAACCAATAAATAGAGAGAGAGAAAAAAGGAGGCTCTAATATGACTGATGAAGAATTACATAGCTGGTTAAAGGAGTTGACAACTGGAAGCGAAAAAGCTTTCGAAATTGTCTATGAAGAAATACACCATCATGTCTATCGAACTATTTATTTTTTAGTGAATAACAAACAAGATGCGAATGATGTAGCAAACGAAGTGTATATTCAATTGATTAAATCCATTCCAAAGTACGATATGAACAAACCTTTCTATTCGTGGCTAAATGGTCTAATCGTTAAACAAACAGCTAATTGGAATAGAAAGCTTTGGAGGAAATTTAATCTTGATAAGAAAAATCAGTTATTTTCAATCGAAGAACGTCCTAGATCAACAGAAGAAACAATGATAACAAATGAAATGAATAGCCAATTATTACAGCATGTTAATAGGCTGCCATATAAATTAAAGGTAGTCATTGTACTTAGATACTTTCATGACAACAGTTTTGAAGAAATTGCAAACACATTAAATATTCCGATTGGAACAGCAAAATCAAGGCATCATCATGCATTAAAAAATCTTCGAAATAAGAAATTGCCAACTGAAAGTGAGGCGTCATTACATGTTCATTGAGAAGGAATTGAAAAGTGAATTCGAGAAAACAGCAAGTAGTATAAAAGAGCCGGAAAGCATAAAAAACAATGCACAACTTGTTTTTAAACATTACCATACCAATAAGAAAGGAATCCGTAATCAAAGGTTTAGCAAGATTGCTATCGCTATGGCGTGTCTATTGTTATTCTCTGGTTTTGCTTTCGCAGCCAATATTATTTACGAATTAACATTTGATAGCTTTGAATTTAACATTTCAGATGACACAATCATAGACATCCCTAGCTTGCAAGAAAAAGAACACATACAAAACACGGTTGAAGATATTCGTAAATCATTGAAGCCTGGGGAATCTGCAATTATGTACAGCTCTGCGTTGGATAATGGTCAGAACGTTTCATTTTCTTTAGCGACCATCAACAATCCTGAGGAAATAAGTATGGAAGATTGGCAAAATCATATGGATGATTACTTTTCTCAATACAAAATACCTCAAGCATTATATAACGGGATGACGCTTAAAGCGGCGCATTACCAAACGGTAGTTGGTGGCGTTGAGCCTGAGATGGCTGAAAAATATTACGATACACTAAAGACTAGATCAACTAAGACTACAGAAAAAATCACATGGGATAATCTAGGGTCTTTTTCTAAAGAACCAAATAACTTATGGAACTTACCAAATTTGATTTATAGAACAAATACAAATGACGAAATTCTTATATCCTATCACCTTCTTACAAATGATGTAGTTTCAATGACATCGTATATGGGAGAGGATTTTAAGCAATTTACGGTAGACGGATATGATGCATTTTACGTTGAATCAAATGAAAGTTTATATACGACTAATAAAGAAAAAATACTAAGTTGGTTTGAAAACAGGAATGGCCAGTTTATTTTATACAACATAACCACTGAATCAGATAATATTACTCAAGA includes:
- a CDS encoding glycoside hydrolase family 30 beta sandwich domain-containing protein, which gives rise to MEVKVISTRRIIMIALSLLLMSSFVTPANAEVRNVQVWLTTADQQQLLQQQIDIEFSLNNSVEGVTIQVDESKEYQVMDGFGAAMSGSSAWLFNQKLNDWQRNAIYNDLFSYEGIGLSFVRHTVGASDFSLESYSYDDMAAGLTDPNLAKFSIDKDKQNVIPMLKEALAINPNLKIMGTPWSAPGWMKDNGSLNGGKLLPQYYGVYAQYLAKYINSYQNEGLPIYAMTIQNEPHHETAGYPSMKMEASEQIDFVKNHLGPTFNSQAIDTKILSWDHNWNEYDYPIEVMNDEEAKSYLAGSAFHCYGGSPEQQSLVQNAHPDKGIWFTECSGGEWSTDFGDNLAWNMSNVVIGSTRNWAKSVLLWNLALDENFGPINGGCTDCRGVVTINQQTGDVYKNVEYYVLGHISKFVKPGAKRIDTNYDNDIQNVAFKNTDGSKALLVLNNANTHQTFTVKEGDESFNYTLPAGAVATFLWNSNNDSNLIVNGDFELGALNNWQSWTPEGQDPVHKVDTDYPLSGAHKLTHWQSSPYQQTTYQHINVENGVYKASVWVRSSGGQNTLRLEASNHGGSTLYENIGSSSIGDWKKFEIDNIDVTTGTVTIGVYSDGNEHNWAAFDHIQLIKK
- a CDS encoding NUDIX hydrolase, which gives rise to MSYVEDLRKVIGHRPIILVGSVVLLINDQDEILLQKRKEPYGVWGLPGGLMELAESTEETAKREVYEETGLTVGNLELINVFSGKENYCKLQNGDEFYVVTIAYFCNDFSGVVKTNEEEGLETVFFPLRSLPEKLVGSHRKMVQTYIKKFTSL
- a CDS encoding ABC transporter ATP-binding protein produces the protein MGKNGSGKSTLLKLITGLIAPSKGTINLPSKRVGYVPEQFTCNIRMTTYEYLYHLAKINGYSRQEIDTKIMELLNRFELKHVRGKQIQSFSKKMKQKISLIQALIHEPDILVLDEPLSGIDRRMQSSLVENLLAIKETGTSMVFSCHEKSIVDELADKVLYISNKNVSSEKSLIN
- the adh gene encoding aldehyde dehydrogenase, translated to MIYANPGSPDSIITFKKKYDNFIGGEWVPSASGEYFDNMTPITGQAYCQVARSNGEDINRALDAAHTAKHTWGKTSVTERSNLLNKIADRIEENMEKLAVAESWENGKPVRETLAADLPLAIDHFRYFAGCIRAEEGSLAQIDQDTVAYHFPEPIGVVGQIIPWNFPLLMATWKLAPALAAGNCVVLKPAEQTPASIMVLMELIQDLLPPGVVNVVNGFGVEAGKPLATSDRVGKVAFTGETTTGRLIMQYASHNIIPVTLELGGKSPNIFFEDVMAQEDDFLDKAAEGFTMFALNQGEVCTCPSRALIQESIYEPFMEKVLSRVEAIKQGNPLDMNTMIGAQASSEQLEKIMSYIDIANQEGAELLAGGKRNILEGELQGGYYIEPTVFKGTNNMRFFQEEIFGPVVAVTTFKDKEEALQIANDTLYGLGAGVWTRDINTAYRFGRQIEAGRVWTNCYHAYPAHAAFGGYKMSGIGRENHKMMLSHYQQTKNLLVSYSPKALGFY
- a CDS encoding DUF779 domain-containing protein yields the protein MLEKVIATETALNLIAKLTAKHGPLMFHQSGGCCDGSSPMCYARDEFLIGQSDVYLGDIGETPFYMNKQQYEYWKHTQLIIDVVEGRGGMFSLEGPEGVRFLTRSRLFPNNENQI
- a CDS encoding sigma-70 family RNA polymerase sigma factor, giving the protein MTDEELHSWLKELTTGSEKAFEIVYEEIHHHVYRTIYFLVNNKQDANDVANEVYIQLIKSIPKYDMNKPFYSWLNGLIVKQTANWNRKLWRKFNLDKKNQLFSIEERPRSTEETMITNEMNSQLLQHVNRLPYKLKVVIVLRYFHDNSFEEIANTLNIPIGTAKSRHHHALKNLRNKKLPTESEASLHVH